A genomic segment from Aspergillus puulaauensis MK2 DNA, chromosome 1, nearly complete sequence encodes:
- the ARN1_1 gene encoding siderophore transporter (COG:P;~EggNog:ENOG410QE3E;~InterPro:IPR036259;~TransMembrane:14 (i49-68o88-108i120-138o144-165i177-194o206-231i263-283o295-312i332-354o374-391i398-417o429-448i460-486o534-557i)) translates to MSSGDPKPQSAAVTDTKDTAEADQASLSVGRGTSLGVRRIEAVAQHISLVSRVLLFVGIFIVAYVYSLDISLRYAYQPTATDSFSSHSLLATISVLRSVVASAAQPTAAKIADVFGRIELLLLSIVFYVVGTIVDATSDGIKSFSAGAVLYQVGFTCVSFLVEVLLSDITSLRSRLFFSYIPVSPFLINAWASGDVAEAALANIGWRVGIGMWAIIYPVSTIPLILVLYWAHRKAKKGGNMNSYKTDFQIDGGIKDLFWKLDVPGMILMIAVLALILVPLTLAGGSSATWHKAHILAPLLIGVACIPAFILWETSKAQHPMVPFYLLKDRTVWGGLGVVTAMNCAASVQGDYLYTVLIVSFNQSVLSATRITNLYSFVSCLTGLAIGLVVYKLRRLKWVIVCGSALHLVAFGLLIHFRGGGDAPTVSGMVGAQVLLGISCGMFTYATLASIQATARHEHLAVITGVYFACFNIGGATGNAISGAIWTQILPGRLQQDLGDGNLSTLVYDSPFTAIEDYAWASPERDAIVVSYRYTQRILCITGICVASLVCIFALCLRDVYLTKDQSLPDAEEKGKKNGTARFTCTDT, encoded by the coding sequence ATGTCTTCTGGAGACCCCAAGCCGCAGTCTGCGGCAGTGACAGATACAAAGGACACGGCTGAAGCAGATCAAGCATCTTTGTCTGTTGGCAGGGGAACAAGCCTCGGTGTTAGACGGATAGAGGCCGTTGCTCAACATATCAGTCTTGTCAGCCGCGTACTTCTCTTCGTTGGGATTTTCATAGTCGCCTATGTATACTCCCTCGACATCAGCCTGCGATATGCCTACCAGCCCACGGCAACTGACAGTTTCAGCTCGCATTCACTGCTCGCAACGATTTCTGTCCTACGAAGCGTTGTTGCCTCCGCCGCGCAACCGACCGCTGCTAAGATTGCCGATGTCTTTGGCCGGATAGAACTCCTGCTCCTGTCGATTGTTTTTTATGTAGTCGGCACGATCGTTGATGCGACTTCAGACGGCATTAAATCTTTCTCAGCCGGTGCAGTTCTGTATCAGGTTGGGTTCACCTGCGTCTCGTTTCTTGTCGAGGTACTTCTGTCCGACATTACATCCCTCCGGTCAaggcttttcttctcttatATCCCCGTCAGTCCGTTCCTGATAAATGCCTGGGCAAGCGGCGACGTGGCAGAAGCGGCACTTGCCAACATCGGATGGCGCGTTGGAATAGGGATGTGGGCAATTATATACCCTGTTTCAACAATCCCACTTATACTTGTTCTGTACTGGGCTCATCGCAAGGCCAAAAAGGGAGGCAACATGAACAGTTATAAGACCGATTTCCAGATCGACGGCGGTATTAAAGACCTCTTTTGGAAGCTGGATGTACCTGGCATGATTCTGATGATTGCTGTTCTTGCCTTGATTCTGGTTCCCCTGACTCTTGCTGGGGGTTCGTCCGCAACATGGCACAAGGCTCATATCCTGGCGCCCTTGCTTATTGGTGTGGCCTGCATTCCGGCTTTTATTCTTTGGGAAACATCCAAAGCACAGCATCCCATGGTTCCGTTCTATCTGCTTAAAGACCGTACAGTATGGGGCGGACTCGGCGTTGTAACAGCCATGAACTGCGCCGCTTCAGTCCAGGGCGACTATCTATACACAGTTCTGATCGTCTCCTTCAACCAATCCGTCCTAAGCGCAACCCGGATTACCAATTTATACTCGTTCGTATCCTGTCTAACAGGCCTCGCTATCGGGCTAGTCGTCTACAAGCTCCGACGCCTCAAATGGGTCATAGTCTGCGGCTCTGCGCTCCATCTCGTCGCATTTGGTCTCCTCATCCACTTCCGAGGTGGCGGTGACGCGCCAACAGTCTCAGGTATGGTGGGTGCCCAAGTACTACTAGGAATATCCTGTGGCATGTTTACATATGCCACCCTGGCCAGCATCCAAGCCACGGCACGGCACGAGCATTTAGCCGTAATAACAGGTGTTTATTTTGCGTGCTTTAATATAGGCGGTGCAACCGGCAATGCCATCTCCGGAGCTATCTGGACCCAGATCCTACCAGGAAGGCTCCAACAGGACCTGGGCGATGGTAACCTCTCTACGTTAGTCTATGACTCCCCGTTCACGGCGATTGAGGATTACGCGTGGGCATCACCTGAGAGAGACGCTATTGTTGTTTCATACCGCTATACGCAGCGGATTCTGTGTATTACGGGGATTTGTGTTGCATCTTTGGTGTGCATCTTTGCGCTGTGTCTTCGTGATGTGTATTTGACGAAGGACCAGTCTTTGCCGGATGCTGAGGAAAAGGGTAAGAAGAATGGTACTGCGCGATTTACATGTACTGATACGTGA
- a CDS encoding 2-hydroxychromene-2-carboxylate isomerase (COG:Q;~EggNog:ENOG410QCD9;~InterPro:IPR036249,IPR044087,IPR014440,IPR001853;~PFAM:PF01323;~go_function: GO:0016491 - oxidoreductase activity [Evidence IEA];~go_function: GO:0018845 - 2-hydroxychromene-2-carboxylate isomerase activity [Evidence IEA];~go_process: GO:1901170 - naphthalene catabolic process [Evidence IEA]), protein MSRPVIEYYFSFVSLWSYIGSRRFQRLAQETNAKVVLKPINLMYIFSISGGLPVKQRAAQRQTYRLLEMERWRRIRDIPLVTHPKYYPADPSLAHRVLLAAIEESGHDSASVQEYARLGLEAVWARELDIADPGTIVRLADEAGLEGKRLLERAQSEKSLSEQEAALTKEAESKQYFGAPFYTLRGETFWGQDRLDMVEEVIKSGRDPIVVDNVY, encoded by the coding sequence ATGTCCCGCCCAGTAATCGAATACTACTTCTCCTTCGTCTCACTATGGTCCTACATCGGCAGCCGGCGTTTCCAACGCCTAGCCCAAGAAACCAACGCAAAGGTGGTCCTCAAACCAATTAATCTCATGTACATCTTCTCAATATCCGGCGGTCTCCCCGTGAAACAACGCGCCGCTCAGCGCCAGACCTACCGGTTACTTGAGATGGAGCGATGGCGCCGCATTCGTGATATTCCGCTCGTCACGCATCCGAAGTATTATCCTGCCGACCCTTCGCTTGCTCATCGggtgctgctggctgctATTGAAGAGTCGGGTCATGATAGTGCGTCTGTTCAGGAGTATGCGCGACTTGGGCTCGAGGCAGTCTGGGCTAGGGAGCTTGACATCGCTGACCCCGGGACGATTGTCCGGTTGGCAGATGAGGCTGGACTTGAGGGAAAGAGATTGCTGGAACGGGCGCAAAGCGAGAAATCCCTCTCCGAGCAAGAAGCCGCTTTGACGAAGGAGGCTGAATCGAAGCAGTATTTCGGTGCCCCGTTTTACACCTTACGAGGGGAGACGTTCTGGGGGCAGGATCGCCTGGATATGGTAGAGGAGGTGATCAAAAGTGGCAGAGATCCTATTGTTGTTGATAACGTGTACTAA
- a CDS encoding uncharacterized protein (COG:Q;~EggNog:ENOG410PG3J;~InterPro:IPR026992,IPR027443,IPR005123;~PFAM:PF03171,PF14226;~go_function: GO:0016491 - oxidoreductase activity [Evidence IEA];~go_process: GO:0055114 - oxidation-reduction process [Evidence IEA]), with the protein MATTTIEAPAISYVQVPETSEDLDWADLRTLDLAKFDQPGGKHELAAELTKTIEDVGFFYVTNYGLSKEEVDAQFGLAKTVLSLPNEEKQKYRAALEQGDYNGWKPAGIRTLVPGVKDNFEIYNIPKFTPEHADRKHPDVVREHWQSIEHFSKHIHEKIVKKLLTVFAIALGLEDEEWLVNKHRYEQTSGDHLRYMKYYARSQEENDKLGSVWLKGHSDMGSLTLLFRQPVAALQVLTKGGEWKYVKPQMEALTVNIADALQFMTNGYLKSSIHRVIAPPKDQAHIDRLGVLYMVRIEDDSDLVPIEESPVLRQRGLVGDKILGEDGQPLKAGEWVKQRVIKNLGESTEKEGDNEVNDVEILKGVKVTYYD; encoded by the exons ATGGCAACAACAACGATTGAAGCACCGGCCATCTCATATGTGCAGGTCCCAGAAACGTCAGAAGACCTTGACTGGGCTGATCTGCGGACCCTCGATCTGGCCAAGTTCGATCAACCAGGTGGAAAGCACGAGCTAGCCGCTGAGCTGACCAAAACGATCGAAGATGTTG GCTTCTTCTACGTTACAAACTACGGCCTCAGCAAAGAAGAAGTCGACGCCCAGTTCGGCCTAGCAAAGACCGTCCTCTCCCTTCCGAACGAAGAGAAACAGAAATACCGCGCTGCGCTGGAACAGGGAGATTATAATGGGTGGAAGCCAGCGGGAATTCGCACGCTGGTTCCTGGTGTGAAAGATAACTTTGAGATCTATAACATACCGAAATTTACTCCCGAGCATGCGGATCGGAAACATCCAGACGTCGTCAGGGAGCATTGGCAGAGTATTGAGCATTTTTCGAAGCATATCCACGAGAAGATTGTGAAGAAGCTGCTTACCGTGTTTGCCATTGCGCTTGGACtagaggatgaggagtggCTGGTGAACAAGCATCGGTATGAACAGACTTCAGGGGATCATCTGCGGTACATGAAGTACTACGCGCGGAGTCAAGAGGAGAATGACAAGCTGGGCAGTGTCTGGCTTAAGGG ACACTCTGATATGGGAAGTCTGACACTTCTTTTCCGCCAGCCTGTTGCAGCACTGCAGGTGTTGACCAAAGGTGGTGAATGGAAATATGTCAAGCCGCAGATGGAGGCACTGACTGTAAATATTGCCGATGCGCTGCAATTCATGACGA ATGGATATCTCAAATCCAGCATCCACCGCGTCATCGCACCGCCAAAGGACCAGGCGCATATTGACCGTCTTGGAGTGTTGTACATGGTGCGCATTGAGGATGACAGTGACCTGGTACCTATCGAAGAGTCCCCTGTTCTGCGACAACGGGGACTGGTTGGTGACAAGATCCTCGGGGAAGATGGACAGCCGCTGAAGGCTGGGGAATGGGTGAAACAACGCGTTATAAAGAACCTGGGCGAGTCTACCGAGAAGGAGGGAGACAACGAGGTGAACGACGTGGAAATCCTCAAGGGAGTTAAAGTGACGTATTACGATTGA
- the MAE1 gene encoding NAD-dependent malic enzyme (COG:C;~EggNog:ENOG410PGTW;~InterPro:IPR036291,IPR012301,IPR012302,IPR001891, IPR015884,IPR037062;~PFAM:PF00390,PF03949;~go_function: GO:0004470 - malic enzyme activity [Evidence IEA];~go_function: GO:0004471 - malate dehydrogenase (decarboxylating) (NAD+) activity [Evidence IEA];~go_function: GO:0051287 - NAD binding [Evidence IEA];~go_process: GO:0055114 - oxidation-reduction process [Evidence IEA]) has protein sequence MSLSRFRHLPRAAHGPVKCPYQGASLLTSATYNKGSAHPESERKEFKLHGLLPPNIQTLDEQVDRAYQQYKSRPNDLAKNTFMASMKAQNLVLYYKLLQSHLKEMFSVIYTPTEADAIEDYSRLFRKPEGCFLNVRDQDRIEESLDNFSTGDDIDYIVVSDGEQILGIGDQGVGAVLISVAKLVITTVCAGIHPSRQLPIVLDCGTDNDKLLNDDLYLGLRQPRTRGEEYDQFIDKFVQAARKKFPNAYIHFEDFGLQNAKRILDKYRTEIPCFNDDIQGTGCVTLAALMAGLHVSNVKLKDVRVVCFGAGSAGTGIADQISDAIATEAGIDKGEAMKQIWCIDKQGLLLKSQQDELTPSQEYFARKDGEWPEGEKIDLLSVIKRVKPHILIGTSTKPRAFTEEIIREMAKHVDRPIIFPLSNPTRLHEAQPQDITKWTDGRAMIATGSPFPPVEYNGTKKEIAECNNSTAFPGIGLGVVLSRSRRLSEKMVVAASKALAAKAPVLKDVNKPLLPDVEDVRELSLDVAKAVIKTAVEEGLAQEQIPSDENELEQWIRVQMWEATYRPLEKAE, from the exons ATGAGTCTATCCAGATTCAGACATCTCCCTCGGGCAGCCCACGGGCCCGTCAAATGCCCCTACCAGGGCGCCTCGCTGCTCACCAGCGCAACATACAACAAAGGCTCCGCGCACCCCGAGAGCGAGCGCAAAGAATTCAAACTACACGGCCTACTGCCACCAAACATCCAGACTCTAGACGAGCAGGTCGACAGGGCATACCAGCAGTACAAAAGCCGACCGAACGATCTGGCCAAGAACACCTTCATGGCCAGCATGAAGGCCCAGAACCTGGTGCTGTACTACAAGCTGCTCCAGTCGCATTTGAAAGAGATGTTCAGTGTCATTTATACGCCGACCGAGGCGGATGCTATCGAGGATTACTCTAGGTTGTTTCGCAAGCCTGAGGGGTGTTTTCTGAATGTTCGCGACCAGGATAGGATTGAGGAGAGTCTGGATAATTTCTCCACGGGGGATGATATCGACTATATCGTTGTGAGCGATGGGGAGCAG ATTCTTGGGATTGGAGACCAAGGGGTCGGTGCAGTTCTGATATCTGTCGCGAAGCTGGTCATTACAACGGTCTGCGCTGGAATCCATCCATCACGACAGCTTCCTATTGTTTTGGACTGCGGGACTGAC AATGATAAATTGCTGAACGACGATCTCTACCTGGGCCTGCGCCAACCGCGCACTCGCGGCGAAGAATACGACCAGTTCATTGACAAATTCGTCCAGGCCGCAAGGAAGAAATTCCCCAACGCATATATACATTT CGAGGACTTTGGTCTCCAAAACGCCAAACGCATTCTCGACAAATACCGCACCGAGATACCCTGTTTCAACGACGATATCCAGGGAACAGGCTGCGTCACTCTTGCTGCCCTGATGGCCGGGCTTCATGTCAGTAATGTCAAACTAAAGGATGTCCGAGTCGTTTGTTTCGGTGCGGGAtctgctggcactggcatCGCCGATCAAATAAGCGACGCCATTGCTACCGAAGCCGGGATAGACAAGGGCGAAGCAATGAAGCAGATATG GTGCATCGACAAACAAGGCCTACTGCTGAAATCCCAACAAGACGAACTCACCCCTAGTCAAGAATACTTCGCGCGAAAAGACGGCGAATGGCCGGAAGGCGAAAAGATCGATCTGCTCTCCGTGATCAAGCGCGTCAAGCCACATATTCTCATCGGCACCTCGACTAAACCCCGTGCCTTCACCGAGGAAATCATCCGCGAGATGGCGAAACACGTCGACCGCCCGATTATATTCCCCCTGAGCAATCCGACCCGGCTGCACGAGGCGCAGCCACAGGATATCACCAAGTGGACGGATGGCCGGGCCATGATCGCGACAGGAAGCCCATTCCCTCCTGTTGAGTATAACGggacgaagaaggagatAG CGGAATGCAACAATTCAACGGCTTTCCCTGGCATCGGCCTCGGAGTTGTGCTCTCACGGAGCCGCCGGCTCTCCGAGAAGATGGTCGTCGCTGCGTCAAAAGCTCTAGCGGCCAAAGCCCCAGTTCTGAAAGACGTTAACAAACCACTTCTCCCTGATGTCGAAGACGTACGGGAGCTCAGCTTGGACGTTGCCAAGGCTGTCATCAAGacggcggttgaggaaggaCTTGCGCAGGAGCAAATCCCGAGTGATGAGAATGAACTAGAGCAGTGGATTCGCGTGCAGATGTGGGAGGCGACATATCGGCCTCTTGAGAAGGCAGAGTAG
- a CDS encoding putative MFS transporter (COG:G;~EggNog:ENOG410QDJ7;~InterPro:IPR020846,IPR011701,IPR036259;~PFAM:PF07690;~TransMembrane:12 (i55-72o108-130i142-162o168-188i200-219o231-250i298-322o334-356i363-381o393-413i425-445o457-480i);~go_function: GO:0022857 - transmembrane transporter activity [Evidence IEA];~go_process: GO:0055085 - transmembrane transport [Evidence IEA]), translating to MDSAMASNSLVQEQLQDAGPPRVDEKTIATGGIDLLGEEAKPIDPEVERRVLRKIDLFLMPAMVIGYGLVYYDKAILGNAVLFGMTTDLQLSVTDNSVSPPVTDTSRLSWATSIFYFGQLAGSYPMTYILQCFQTRRVLGPAVIIWAIICAATAGVTTWKGLFAQRFFLGFTEAIIPTGFMVIVSGFYTQREQSSRQSWWFSGTGWFTIIGGAFNYGFAQIDSGALKPWQYIYIFAGILTFLFGIWCFFLPNDPLNAWFLTPEERLVAVERLRASQTGVKHKKFKTGQLKEAILDIRIWLVSLTMAAAYTVNGAVSGFGPLIVSTFGYSSLESILFQFPLGGISAFGIIGTGWLCSRYRNIRVILLILCCLPVIAGFVMIWKSTWGYKPATPVAGYSLIGFFGPVVGITISLGASNIAGETKKSFMAAAVFVAYCVGNIVGPQLIHTQQKADHYPDLWTGLIICYCITILCASVLAVLWFRENRQRAGLGLNESERDRLAFKDLTDKENLHFRYVY from the exons ATGGACAGTGCAATGGCGTCGAACTCGCTGGTGcaggagcagctgcaggatgcaggCCCGCCCCGCGTTGACGAAAAGACAATCGCCACCGGCGGAATTGATctgctgggcgaggaggccAAGCCCATTGACCCCGAGGTTGAGCGGCGAGTGTTGCGGAAGATTGATCTGTTTCTGATGCCAGCGATGGTAATTG GATATGGTCTGGTGTACTATGACAAG GCAATTCTGGGAAATGCAGTCCTGTTCGGCATGACTACAGACCTGCAGCTGTCGGTTACGGACAATTCAGTCAGTCCACCAGTAACCGATACATCCAGGCTGAGCTGGGCAACCTCCATCTTCTACTTTGGCCAGCTTGCCGGCTCTTACCCCATGACATACATCTTACAGTGCTTCCAAACAAGACGCGTTCTAGGTCCCGCTGTGATTATTTGGGCAATTATATGTGCTGCGACCGCCGGCGTAACCACCTGGAAAGGACTTTTCGCCCAGcgattcttcctcg GCTTCACCGAAGCGATCATTCCAACCGGATTCATGGTAATAGTGAGTGGATTCTACACACAGCGAGAGCAGTCGTCACGCCAAAGCTGGTGGTTCTCCGGCACCGGATGGTTCACTATCATCGGCGGTGCCTTCAACTATGGCTTTGCCCAGATTGACAGCGGTGCCTTGAAGCCGTGGCAGTATATTTACATCTTCGCTGGCATTCTGACGTTCCTCTTTGGAATCTGgtgtttctttcttccgAATGATCCTCTCAACGCGTGGTTTCTCACCCCGGAAGAGCGTCTGGTGGCCGTGGAGAGACTCCGGGCCAGTCAGACTGGAGTGAAGCACAAGAAATTCAAGACTGGCCAACTGAAGGAGGCCATCTTGGATATCCGGATCTGGCTTGTTTCCCTGACCATGGCTGCTGC ATACACCGTCAACGGCGCAGTATCTGGCTTTGGGCCGCTTATCGTCTCGACGTTCGGCTATTCCTCCCTCGAGAGCATTCTCTTCCAGTTCCCCTTGGGCGGAATATCTGCATTTGGCATCATCGGCACCGGCTGGCTATGCTCTCGCTACCGAAACATCCGCGTCATATTGCTAATCCTCTGCTGCCTCCCGGTAATCGCGGGCTTCGTGATGATCTGGAAATCCACCTGGGGATATAAACCCGCTACTCCTGTCGCTGGATACTCTCTGATTGGTTTCTTCGGCCCAGTCGTTGGCATCACCATCTCCCTCGGCGCGAGTAACATCGCAGGCGAGACGAAGAAAAGCTTCATGGCCGCGGCCGTGTTCGTCGCGTACTGCGTGGGCAATATCGTCGGTCCCCAGTTGATCCATACCCAGCAGAAGGCTGATCATTATCCTGATCTATGGACTGGACTTATTATCTG CTACTGCATTACCATCCTCTGCGCGTCGGTTCTGGCTGTGCTGTGGTTCAGGGAGAACAGACAGCGAGCAGGTCTGGGTTTGAATGAAAGCGAGCGCGATCGTCTTGCTTTTAAGGACTTGACGGATAAGGAGAACTTGCATTTCAGATATGTATATTAG